Proteins co-encoded in one Capsicum annuum cultivar UCD-10X-F1 chromosome 9, UCD10Xv1.1, whole genome shotgun sequence genomic window:
- the LOC107841785 gene encoding putative late blight resistance protein homolog R1B-16, with translation MAYAAITSLMITIRRIPKLAIPSYTYYWKILSLRIIMEKSYNIKGDIEDLTRLEAEIIELACITEDMINSESRKVSLAKNRISRRIAVWKLNFLLKRAVGRIYSTVMKWIRMMNSKDLKAQNLTLESTSQHALQQTESMMIACENEFEMIRDQLTTGTSQLDVVSIVGMGGIGKTTLANKIYNDQFILSRFDIREKATVSQEYCARNVLICLLSSVSGSRKIDESYEQQDDGQLADRLQKLLKGKRYLIFIDDIWAKEAWDDVKLCFPDCNCGSRILLTTRNMEVAEYASSGKPPCQMSLLNHDESWNLLRIKVFENACFPPEFEKVGIQIALNCKGLPLAIVVIAGLLLKIGKSLDEWKSVSENITSLISTDLDVQCMRVLALSYHHLPHHLKPFFLYFATFPEDEQISVNKLVNLWVAEGFSSKEYADVNLRVPEGFSSKEWAAKRFPSEEYAEQCLTDLIDRSLIFIHHLSFDGKIKACGMHDVIRELCLREANNLNFVNVITEDRISREQTRHFSTKRRISVQSEQSSFVANQLATVNYNNVRSILLFTRNPSNSRIMQELVRFKFLRILELASPTLDAFPSCVVDISLLRYLALTFYSSINDHDINVPPSIARLQSLDTFILKFPKYYGCPKTSFTLPGEIFKMSQLRNLCLDRNNMVPHKYEGTLHNMQCLSGWNPLYCDYQFTLHVPRLRKLLICGNQQDYIQSNKETRLHNLLYFFQLEELKFYGIPHSVLPPPKAFPENLKKLALTNTCLNLEDLRILGKLPKLEALKLRFASSSYIGKEWEVAEEGFPQLKFLLLNRLNIKYWRASSDQFPCLERLFLEECMNMDSVPEDFAEITTLQLIDIRMCKESVVNSAKKIQQDVEDNYGGSIEVHFLYIL, from the coding sequence ATGGCTTATGCTGCTATTACTTCTCTTATGATCACAATTCGTCGCATTCCTAAACTCGCTATTCCATCATACACATACTATTGGAAGATTCTATctttgagaattataatggagAAATCCTACAATATAAAAGGGGATATTGAGGACTTGACAAGATTGGAAGCTGAAATCATAGAGCTAGCATGCATCACAGAAGATATGATTAACTCAGAATCAAGAAAAGTTTCCTTAGCGAAAAACCGAATTTCACGAAGAATAGCTGTTTGGAAACTTAATTTCCTCTTGAAACGAGCAGTAGGACGCATTTATTCCACCGTGATGAAGTGGATAAGAATGATGAACAGCAAAGATCTGAAAGCACAAAATTTGACCCTCGAAAGTACATCTCAACATGCCTTACAACAGACTGAGAGTATGATGATTGCCTGTGAAAATGAATTCGAGATGATACGGGATCAACTTACTACAGGGACAAGCCAACTAGATGTTGTTTCAATTGTAGGTATGggaggcattggtaagacaacTTTGGCTAATAAGATTTACAATGATCAGTTCATTTTGTCTCGCTTTGACATACGTGAAAAAGCTACTGTTTCACAAGAGTATTGCGCGAGAAATGTACTCATATGCCTTCTTTCTTCTGTAAGTGGAAGTAGAAAAATTGATGAATCTTATGAGCAGCAAGATGATGGGCAACTAGCAGATCGACTCCAAAAGCTTTTAAAAGGCAAGAGATACCTGATTTTCATCGATGATATATGGGCTAAAGAAGCTTGGGATGATGTAAAACTATGTTTCCCGGACTGTAACTGTGGAAGCCGAATACTCCTAACTACTCGGAATATGGAAGTGGCTGAATATGCTAGCTCAGGTAAACCCCCTTGTCAAATGAGTCTCTTGAATCATGATGAAAGTTGGAACTTACTGCGCATAAAAGTCTTTGAGAATGCCTGTTTTCCCCCTGAATTTGAAAAAGTTGGGATACAAATTGCATTAAATTGCAAAGGATTGCCTTTAGCAATTGTTGTGATTGCAGGACTTCTCTTGAAAATTGGTAAATCATTGGATGAGTGGAAAAGTGTTTCCGAGAATATAACTTCCTTGATAAGCACAGATCTTGATGTCCAGTGCATGAGAGTGCTCGCTTTGAGTTACCATCACTTGCCTCATCACCTAAAacccttttttctttattttgcaacCTTCCCCGAGGATGAACAAATTTCTGTGAATAAACTTGTGAACTTATGGGTGGCAGAGGGTTTTTCGAGCAAAGAATATGCAGATGTGAACTTAAGGGTGCCAGAGGGTTTTTCGAGCAAAGAATGGGCGGCAAAGCGTTTTCCGAGCGAAGAATATGCAGAACAATGTCTCACAGATCTTATCGATAGAAGTTTAATTTTCATCCACCATTTGAGTTTTGACGGAAAAATCAAAGCCTGCGGAATGCATGATGTGATCCGTGAACTCTGCTTGAGAGAGGCTAATAATTTAAACTTTGTGAATGTTATAACTGAAGATCGAATCTCACGTGAACAAACCAGACATTTTTCCACAAAGCGCCGGATCAGCGTTCAGTCAGAGCAATCCTCTTTTGTTGCCAATCAGTTGGCCACGGTTAATTATAATAATGTCCGATCCATTCTCCTTTTCACCCGAAATCCCTCAAATTCAAGAATAATGCAAGAGTTGGTGCGTTTCAAGTTCTTACGGATACTAGAACTCGCTTCACCAACGTTGGATGCTTTTCCCAGTTGTGTAGTTGATATATCTCTGCTGCGATACCTAGCTTTGactttttactcatccattaacgATCATGATATTAACGTTCCTCCATCAATAGCTAGACTTCAATCTTTGGATACTTTTATACTTAAATTTCCAAAATATTATGGATGCCCGAAAACTTCCTTCACATTACCTGGTGAAATTTTCAAGATGTCGCAATTGAGGAACCTCTGCTTGGATAGGAATAACATGGTTCCTCATAAGTATGAAGGGACTTTGCATAATATGCAGTGTTTGTCCGGGTGGAATCCTTTATATTGTGATTATCAATTCACTCTTCATGTTCCTCGTCTAAGGAAGTTGTTGATATGCGGTAACCAACAAGACTACATACAAAGCAACAAAGAGACTCGCCTccataatcttttgtacttctttcaGCTTGAGGAGTTGAAATTTTATGGGATTCCACATTCAGTACTTCCTCCTCCAAAAGCTTTTCCGGAGAACCTTAAGAAGTTAGCTTTGACCAATACTTGTTTGAATTTGGAGGATTTGCGAATTCTTGGTAAGTTGCCCAAACTCGAGGCCCTCAAACTAAGATTTGCTTCCTCCAGTTATATTGGTAAAGAGTGGGAAGTTGCTGAAGAAGGGTTTCCACAGTTGAAGTTCTTGTTGCTGAACCGCTTGAACATCAAGTACTGGAGAGCCAGTAGTGATCAGTTTCCATGCCTTGAACGACTATTCCTTGAGGAATGTATGAATATGGATTCAGTCCCAGAAGATTTTGCAGAGATAACCACACTCCAGCTGATTGATATACGCATGTGTAAGGAATCAGTTGTCAATTCTGCCAAGAAGATTCAACAGGATGTTGAAGACAACTATGGAGGTTCTATTGAGGTGCATTTTCTCTACATCCTTTAG